The following coding sequences are from one Bradyrhizobium sp. 200 window:
- a CDS encoding PilZ domain-containing protein, whose protein sequence is MIVDEQRTKVQREPRRELRKRPTWMTIDNGMTKIECVVLDVSPGGAKIATDTALDVRDSFELALVPEHATRQSCEVVWRRGKTYGVKFLA, encoded by the coding sequence ATGATTGTCGACGAGCAAAGGACAAAAGTGCAGCGCGAGCCGCGGCGCGAACTGCGCAAACGGCCGACATGGATGACGATCGACAACGGGATGACGAAGATTGAATGCGTCGTCCTGGATGTCTCACCGGGCGGCGCCAAGATCGCGACCGATACCGCGCTGGACGTCAGGGACAGCTTTGAATTGGCGCTGGTGCCCGAACATGCGACGCGCCAGTCGTGCGAAGTGGTCTGGCGCCGGGGCAAGACCTACGGCGTGAAATTCCTGGCCTGA
- a CDS encoding error-prone DNA polymerase translates to MKSPVSDYAEIGITTNFSFLRGGSDPRAYVHQASELGIPAIGIADHNTLAGVVRAYKELDNPEVKHKPKLLIGARLVFIDDTPDILVYPRDRTAYGRLCQLLTRGKRGDDITRIEKGECHLRFDDLLEFAEGQLLVLALPHRFDAAEAQTILARLKNSRADGVWLAASLLYRGDDKRRLARLHHMALAAKVSLLATNEVLYHHPARRRLQDVLTCIREKTTIEAIGRRLEANAERYLKPPHEMARLFRELPEAIAETMHFAGRISFSLDQLKYQYPDEPVPPGKTAQQHLEDLTWAGVDRYFGGEIDGKLRATLRKELALIAELKYAHYFLTVHDIVHYARSQNILCQGRGSAANSAVCYVLGITSVDPTKVDLLFERFISKERLEPPDIDVDFEHSRREEVMQYVYRRYGRHRAAIIATVIHYRPRSAIRDVGKALGLTEDVTAALADTVWGSWGKGLNEMQVRQAGLDPQNAMVELAVELATELIEFPRHLSQHVGGYVLTQDRLDTYVPIGNAAMDDRTFIEWDKDDVDALHMMKVDVLALGMLTCIRKCFDLIADHKGERYELADIKSQDDDEVYQMLQRGESLGVFQVESRAQMNMLPRLKPRTFYDLVIEVAIVRPGPIQGDMVHPYLRRRNKIEQVSYPSPAPEHGEPDELYKVLHKTLGVPLFQEQAMRIAIEAAKFTPEEANGLRRAMATFRNVGTIGKFEDKMIGNMIARGYAPEFARSCFDQIKGFGSYGFPESHAASFAQLVYISSWLKHYHPDAFCCGLLNSQPMGFYAPAQIVGDARKNGVEVREIDVSYSFAQNTLEEGEGKYCAVRLGFRQIDGFSWVDEDEERLKQSQLSFRGALKVESDLVSRTGTVLPLPLAGEGWGGGASTSRTARVERVSPTRIASRDAIRPPPQAGEVTTDWADRIVAARTRRPFTSLEDFARDTALPKRALILLADADAFRSIGLDRRAALWAVRRLPDDVPLPLFQAAIAREQPDENAKPLPLMPLPEQVVADYQTIRLSLKGHPMEFLRERFTSERVVACRDVNHKNDKRRVRCAGVVLVRQRPGSAKGVVFMTLEDETGIANIVVWPKVMEQYRKEVMGARLILVEGYIQSSPEQVTHLVAQRMFDRSHDLIGLANDAPGRKHPVPAGPALIEPLNGDSRDHVDTPAQKIRHPRNVRILPPSRDFH, encoded by the coding sequence ATGAAAAGCCCTGTCAGCGATTATGCCGAAATCGGCATCACCACCAATTTCTCGTTCCTGCGCGGCGGCTCGGATCCGCGCGCCTATGTGCATCAGGCGAGCGAACTCGGTATTCCCGCGATCGGGATCGCCGACCACAACACGCTGGCCGGCGTGGTGCGCGCCTACAAGGAACTCGACAATCCCGAGGTCAAGCACAAGCCAAAACTCCTGATCGGCGCGCGCCTCGTCTTTATCGACGACACGCCTGATATCCTGGTCTATCCACGCGACCGCACCGCCTATGGCCGGCTCTGCCAGTTGCTGACCCGCGGCAAGCGCGGCGACGACATCACGCGGATCGAGAAGGGCGAATGCCATCTGCGGTTCGATGACCTCTTGGAGTTCGCCGAGGGCCAGCTTCTGGTGCTGGCGCTGCCGCACCGGTTCGATGCCGCGGAGGCACAGACAATTCTGGCGCGTTTGAAGAACAGCCGGGCCGATGGTGTCTGGCTCGCCGCAAGCCTGCTCTATCGAGGCGACGACAAACGCCGGCTGGCGCGGCTGCATCATATGGCGCTCGCGGCAAAAGTCTCGCTGCTGGCAACTAATGAGGTGCTGTACCACCATCCCGCCCGTCGCCGGCTACAGGACGTGCTGACCTGTATCCGAGAGAAGACCACGATCGAGGCCATCGGCCGACGGCTCGAGGCCAATGCCGAGCGTTACCTGAAACCGCCCCATGAAATGGCGCGGCTGTTTCGCGAACTGCCCGAGGCGATTGCGGAAACCATGCACTTTGCGGGGCGCATTTCATTTTCACTCGACCAGCTCAAATACCAATATCCGGACGAGCCGGTGCCGCCAGGCAAGACCGCGCAGCAGCATCTGGAAGACCTGACCTGGGCCGGCGTCGACAGATATTTCGGCGGCGAGATCGATGGCAAGCTGCGTGCCACCTTGCGCAAAGAACTCGCGCTGATCGCCGAGCTGAAATACGCGCATTATTTCCTGACCGTGCACGACATCGTCCATTATGCGCGCAGCCAGAACATCCTGTGCCAGGGCCGGGGCTCGGCAGCCAATTCCGCCGTCTGCTACGTGCTCGGCATCACCTCAGTCGACCCGACCAAGGTCGATCTGTTGTTCGAGCGCTTCATCTCCAAGGAGCGGCTGGAGCCGCCCGACATCGACGTCGATTTCGAACATTCGCGGCGCGAGGAGGTGATGCAATATGTCTACCGCCGCTACGGCCGCCACCGCGCCGCGATCATCGCCACCGTTATCCATTATCGTCCGCGCAGCGCGATCCGCGATGTCGGCAAGGCGCTGGGGCTGACCGAGGATGTCACCGCAGCGCTTGCCGATACGGTATGGGGAAGCTGGGGCAAGGGCCTCAACGAGATGCAGGTCCGCCAGGCCGGACTCGACCCACAGAATGCGATGGTCGAGCTCGCGGTCGAACTCGCCACCGAACTGATCGAATTCCCGCGCCATCTGTCGCAGCATGTCGGCGGCTATGTGCTGACGCAGGACCGGCTCGACACCTATGTGCCGATCGGCAACGCGGCGATGGACGACCGCACCTTCATCGAATGGGACAAGGACGATGTCGACGCGCTTCATATGATGAAGGTCGACGTGCTGGCGCTGGGCATGCTGACCTGCATCCGCAAATGTTTTGATCTCATCGCCGATCACAAGGGCGAGCGATACGAATTGGCTGACATCAAATCGCAGGACGACGACGAAGTTTATCAAATGCTGCAGCGGGGCGAGTCGCTCGGCGTATTCCAGGTCGAAAGCCGCGCACAGATGAACATGCTGCCGCGGCTGAAGCCGCGAACCTTCTACGATCTCGTGATCGAGGTGGCGATCGTGCGCCCGGGCCCGATCCAAGGGGACATGGTGCATCCCTATCTGCGCCGGCGAAACAAGATCGAGCAGGTGAGCTATCCCTCGCCGGCGCCTGAGCACGGCGAACCGGATGAGCTTTACAAGGTGCTGCACAAGACGCTCGGCGTTCCGCTATTCCAGGAACAGGCGATGCGGATCGCGATCGAGGCCGCAAAGTTCACACCCGAGGAAGCCAACGGCCTGCGCCGCGCGATGGCGACGTTTCGCAACGTCGGCACCATCGGCAAGTTCGAAGACAAGATGATCGGCAACATGATCGCGCGCGGCTACGCGCCGGAGTTTGCCAGAAGCTGTTTCGACCAGATCAAGGGCTTTGGTTCCTACGGTTTCCCGGAAAGCCACGCGGCGAGCTTCGCCCAGCTCGTCTATATCTCGTCATGGCTGAAGCATTACCATCCCGATGCGTTCTGCTGCGGTCTCCTCAACTCGCAGCCGATGGGCTTTTACGCGCCCGCGCAGATCGTTGGCGACGCCCGCAAGAACGGCGTCGAGGTGCGCGAGATCGACGTGTCCTACAGCTTCGCGCAGAACACGCTGGAGGAGGGCGAGGGCAAGTACTGCGCGGTGCGGCTGGGTTTTCGGCAGATCGACGGGTTTAGCTGGGTTGATGAGGACGAGGAGCGGTTGAAGCAGAGCCAGTTGTCGTTCCGGGGCGCGTTAAAGGTAGAATCCGATTTGGTCAGCCGCACGGGGACTGTGCTCCCTCTCCCGCTTGCGGGGGAGGGTTGGGGTGGGGGTGCTTCCACGAGTCGCACTGCCCGTGTGGAGAGAGTTTCCCCCACCCGGATCGCATCTCGCGATGCGATCCGTCCTCCCCCGCAAGCGGGAGAGGTGACTACAGACTGGGCCGACCGCATCGTCGCCGCCCGCACGCGTCGTCCCTTCACCTCGCTCGAAGACTTCGCCCGCGACACCGCACTTCCAAAACGCGCGCTGATCCTGCTGGCCGACGCCGATGCGTTCCGCTCCATCGGGCTCGACCGCCGCGCAGCACTGTGGGCGGTGCGGCGCTTGCCCGACGACGTGCCGCTGCCGCTGTTTCAGGCGGCGATCGCCCGCGAACAACCCGATGAGAACGCAAAACCGTTGCCGCTGATGCCGCTGCCGGAGCAGGTGGTCGCCGACTACCAGACAATTCGGCTGTCGCTGAAGGGCCACCCGATGGAATTTTTGCGCGAGAGATTTACGAGCGAGCGTGTCGTCGCCTGCCGGGACGTCAACCACAAGAACGACAAGCGCCGCGTCCGCTGCGCCGGCGTGGTGCTGGTGCGGCAGCGCCCGGGCAGCGCCAAGGGCGTCGTCTTCATGACGCTGGAGGACGAAACCGGCATCGCCAATATCGTGGTGTGGCCCAAGGTGATGGAGCAGTACCGGAAAGAAGTAATGGGCGCCCGCCTCATCCTGGTCGAGGGCTATATCCAGAGCAGCCCGGAACAGGTGACGCATCTGGTGGCCCAGCGGATGTTCGACCGCTCCCACGACCTGATCGGCCTCGCCAATGACGCGCCGGGCCGCAAGCATCCGGTCCCGGCTGGCCCCGCGCTAATCGAGCCGCTCAATGGCGACAGCCGCGACCACGTTGACACGCCGGCGCAGAAAATCCGCCACCCGCGCAACGTCCGCATCCTACCGCCGTCACGGGATTTTCATTGA
- a CDS encoding NAD(P)/FAD-dependent oxidoreductase, whose protein sequence is MGKAFDVIVVGARCAGSPTAMLLARRGYRVLAIDRASFPSDTVSTHLVHPRAVNALSRWGLLDRLVATGCPPIHTYAFDFGPFTITGAPGTDENPVAYCPRRTILDKLLVDAAAESGAEIRQGFIVEGIIVEGERVVGIKGRSKHGGTITEYAEIVVGADGRHSMLSEAVHPEHYREKPPLLVGYYSYWRGLPTDGRFETFVRDRRAFAAMPTHDDLTLVIAGWPYAEFAENKKDIEGNYLKAIEQAPDFAGRLRSATREAPFAGAAVPNYFRKPYGPGWALVGDAGYNRDFITAQGILDAFRDAELCATAIDQSLSGTRPFEKAMGEYQRVRDAEVGAMYDFTCDLATLEPPPPELQRILEAVHGNQAAMDGFARLNAGTISPTEFFAPDNIEAIFAAAGARTQKASAS, encoded by the coding sequence ATGGGCAAGGCATTCGATGTGATCGTCGTGGGCGCGCGCTGCGCCGGCTCGCCGACCGCCATGTTGCTGGCGCGCAGGGGTTACCGGGTGCTGGCGATCGACCGCGCGTCATTCCCGAGCGACACCGTGTCGACGCATCTTGTGCATCCCCGCGCGGTGAATGCGCTATCGCGATGGGGGCTGCTCGATCGGCTGGTGGCGACCGGATGCCCGCCGATCCACACCTACGCTTTCGACTTTGGCCCATTCACGATTACCGGCGCCCCCGGCACGGACGAGAATCCCGTCGCCTACTGCCCGCGGCGGACCATCCTCGACAAACTGCTGGTCGACGCCGCGGCCGAATCCGGTGCGGAGATCCGTCAGGGTTTCATCGTCGAGGGAATCATTGTCGAGGGAGAGCGCGTCGTCGGCATCAAGGGTCGATCGAAGCACGGCGGCACCATTACGGAATACGCCGAAATTGTCGTGGGCGCTGACGGCCGGCACTCCATGCTGAGCGAGGCGGTTCACCCCGAGCATTACCGCGAGAAGCCGCCCCTGCTGGTCGGCTATTACAGCTATTGGAGAGGGCTGCCCACCGACGGCCGGTTTGAAACCTTTGTCCGCGACAGGCGCGCATTTGCGGCCATGCCGACCCATGACGACCTGACGCTCGTCATTGCCGGATGGCCTTACGCGGAGTTTGCGGAGAACAAGAAGGATATTGAAGGCAATTACCTGAAGGCAATCGAGCAGGCGCCGGACTTTGCCGGGCGGCTGCGGAGCGCAACGCGCGAAGCACCGTTCGCCGGCGCGGCGGTGCCGAACTATTTTCGCAAGCCTTATGGCCCCGGCTGGGCGCTCGTGGGGGACGCCGGCTACAACAGGGACTTCATAACGGCACAGGGAATTCTCGACGCCTTCCGGGATGCCGAACTCTGCGCGACGGCAATCGACCAATCATTGTCGGGCACGCGGCCATTCGAGAAAGCCATGGGCGAGTACCAGCGCGTCCGCGACGCGGAAGTTGGGGCGATGTATGATTTCACCTGCGACCTCGCAACGCTTGAACCGCCGCCACCCGAGCTGCAACGGATCCTTGAGGCGGTTCACGGCAACCAGGCCGCCATGGACGGCTTTGCGCGCCTGAACGCCGGGACGATATCGCCGACGGAGTTTTTTGCGCCTGACAATATCGAAGCGATTTTTGCTGCCGCAGGCGCGAGAACTCAGAAGGCGAGTGCATCGTGA
- a CDS encoding AraC family transcriptional regulator produces MDALSEALTSVHMTGAIFYHAECTAPWGFSVPHLRDVAHVLAPGTERLVSYHLVTDGKAIVRFPGEGDIAVAAGDILIIPHGDAHTVSNGSPSAYLDSGASIGEFLVGHLTTMRLGGGGEATRFVCGYFGCERHADRLFLAGLPRMIKINLRGDPAGEWLESSVRHLVSQAGSARPGQSVLLSKMAEALFIETIRRYMEALPPEQTGWLAGARDPVVGGALALLHRKPCHHWTVEQLAAETGVSRSVLAERFSRFLGEPPLTYLARWRLQLAARMLQTSREAVIRVASEVGYDSEAAFNRAFKREFGVPPGEFRGQFRRSCARSDLAGGGPTRIPSGTA; encoded by the coding sequence ATGGATGCCCTATCGGAAGCTCTGACGTCGGTGCACATGACGGGCGCCATCTTCTACCACGCGGAGTGCACTGCACCCTGGGGGTTCAGCGTGCCGCATTTGCGCGACGTCGCCCACGTGCTTGCTCCCGGAACCGAGCGCCTGGTCAGCTATCACCTGGTCACGGACGGCAAGGCGATCGTGCGCTTCCCGGGCGAAGGCGACATCGCCGTCGCTGCGGGCGATATCCTGATCATCCCGCATGGCGATGCCCATACCGTTTCGAACGGCTCGCCATCGGCCTATCTCGACAGCGGAGCCTCGATCGGCGAGTTCCTGGTCGGTCATCTGACCACGATGCGATTGGGCGGCGGAGGCGAGGCGACACGGTTTGTCTGCGGCTATTTCGGCTGCGAACGTCATGCCGATCGGCTTTTCCTTGCCGGCCTGCCGCGGATGATCAAGATCAACCTGCGGGGCGATCCGGCCGGCGAATGGCTGGAGAGCTCGGTTCGTCATCTCGTCTCCCAGGCTGGATCCGCGCGGCCGGGACAGTCGGTCCTGCTCTCCAAGATGGCGGAGGCGCTCTTCATTGAAACCATTCGCCGCTATATGGAGGCGTTGCCGCCGGAACAGACCGGCTGGCTGGCAGGTGCGCGGGATCCGGTCGTCGGCGGTGCGCTGGCACTGCTGCACCGAAAACCCTGTCATCATTGGACCGTGGAGCAACTTGCCGCCGAGACCGGCGTTTCGCGCTCGGTCCTTGCCGAGAGGTTCTCCCGGTTTCTCGGCGAGCCGCCGCTGACCTATCTTGCGCGCTGGCGATTGCAACTCGCAGCCAGGATGCTGCAAACCAGTCGGGAGGCGGTGATACGGGTGGCCTCCGAGGTGGGCTACGACTCGGAAGCGGCGTTCAATCGGGCGTTCAAGCGCGAATTCGGCGTTCCGCCAGGAGAGTTCAGGGGCCAATTCAGGCGGTCCTGTGCCCGATCGGACCTGGCTGGCGGCGGGCCAACCCGCATTCCCTCAGGGACAGCGTGA
- a CDS encoding SDR family oxidoreductase, whose product MDLGLKGRNAVVLGGTRGIGRAIADTLAGEGSGVAVCARNADQVAGTVAELKALGGRATGASVDITDAAALKSWISDAASELGSVDMLFSNAGAMAQGGDPASWEQNFRLDVLGAVNAFEAARPLLEASGERTGDAAFVIISSVSAAQADSASSYGPIKAALIHMAKGLARQYAGKKIRVNVVSPGTVYFKGGIWNMTEQNMPKRYQDALARNPTGRMATPQEIANSAVFLASPASSFTTGSNLVVDGAISNRVNF is encoded by the coding sequence ATGGATTTGGGTTTGAAGGGCAGAAACGCGGTCGTGCTCGGCGGCACGCGCGGCATCGGGCGGGCGATTGCGGACACGCTGGCCGGCGAAGGTTCAGGCGTCGCGGTGTGCGCCCGCAACGCCGATCAGGTCGCCGGCACGGTTGCCGAACTGAAAGCGCTTGGCGGGCGCGCAACCGGCGCGTCCGTCGACATCACCGACGCCGCTGCGCTGAAATCATGGATATCGGATGCGGCGAGCGAACTCGGCAGCGTCGACATGCTGTTTTCCAATGCCGGCGCCATGGCGCAAGGCGGCGATCCCGCTTCATGGGAACAGAATTTCCGGCTCGACGTGCTCGGCGCCGTGAACGCGTTCGAGGCTGCGCGTCCCTTGCTCGAAGCCAGCGGCGAGAGGACCGGCGATGCGGCCTTCGTCATCATCTCATCGGTCTCGGCGGCGCAGGCGGATAGCGCCAGCTCCTACGGCCCGATCAAGGCAGCGCTGATCCACATGGCCAAGGGACTGGCGCGGCAATATGCGGGCAAGAAAATCCGCGTCAACGTGGTGTCGCCGGGCACCGTCTATTTCAAGGGCGGCATCTGGAACATGACCGAGCAGAACATGCCGAAGCGCTATCAGGATGCGCTGGCGCGCAACCCGACTGGCCGCATGGCGACGCCGCAGGAGATTGCCAATTCCGCAGTGTTCCTGGCGAGCCCGGCCTCCTCCTTCACGACGGGCTCCAACCTCGTCGTCGACGGCGCGATCTCGAACCGGGTGAATTTTTGA
- a CDS encoding efflux RND transporter periplasmic adaptor subunit produces the protein MLNVFTKRLRIVTRQRLAMAIGLLALVGAGAYGYAQIGGSKRGHSEVSSQSRKGFQRYTPSAAEWASLTIQPVTERGFRAEHVTEGKIAIDEDRSTPVFSPYAGRVTKLLAKPGDSVVKGQPLFVIEAADNVQAQNDFIAAMTAMNKAKSALELAQLQGARAKDLFEGKAVPLKDYQQSQATLIQAQNDMRSSETAMQAARNKLRILGLTDDDIATFQEKGRINPETTIFAPIAGTVVQRKIGPGQYVNAGASDPVYVIGDLSTVWMTAFVRESDCANVAIGQDVTFNVLALPGRSLSARINYVATAIDPATRRLLVRATIDNKNGTLKPEMFANVTIYSAGDRPAVGVPKQALIYEGDQVRIWVAHADKTIELRQIKPGLTNGDLVEVVGNLKPGEQIVTKGALFIDRAASGS, from the coding sequence GTGCTTAACGTGTTTACCAAGCGATTACGGATCGTTACCCGCCAGCGGCTGGCCATGGCCATCGGTCTGTTGGCCCTCGTTGGCGCGGGTGCCTATGGCTACGCCCAGATTGGCGGTTCAAAGCGCGGGCACTCGGAAGTCTCGAGCCAGTCCCGCAAGGGATTTCAGCGCTACACGCCGAGCGCCGCCGAATGGGCCAGCCTGACCATTCAGCCCGTGACCGAACGCGGCTTCCGCGCCGAACACGTCACCGAAGGCAAGATCGCGATCGATGAAGATCGCTCGACGCCGGTGTTCTCGCCCTATGCCGGACGGGTCACCAAGCTGCTGGCGAAGCCGGGCGATAGCGTCGTCAAGGGCCAGCCGCTGTTCGTGATCGAGGCCGCCGACAACGTTCAGGCGCAAAACGATTTCATCGCGGCGATGACCGCCATGAACAAGGCGAAGTCCGCGCTCGAGCTTGCACAGTTGCAGGGAGCGCGCGCCAAGGACCTGTTCGAAGGCAAGGCCGTCCCGCTGAAGGATTATCAGCAGAGCCAGGCGACGCTGATCCAGGCGCAGAACGACATGCGCTCGTCGGAAACGGCGATGCAGGCAGCGCGCAACAAACTGCGCATTCTCGGTCTCACCGACGACGACATCGCGACCTTCCAGGAAAAGGGCCGCATCAATCCGGAGACCACCATCTTCGCGCCGATCGCGGGCACCGTGGTCCAGCGCAAGATCGGTCCCGGGCAATATGTCAACGCCGGCGCCAGCGACCCCGTCTACGTGATCGGCGACCTCTCCACCGTCTGGATGACGGCCTTCGTCCGCGAAAGCGATTGCGCCAACGTCGCGATCGGGCAGGACGTGACCTTCAATGTGCTGGCGCTGCCGGGGCGTTCGCTTTCGGCGCGGATCAACTACGTCGCCACCGCGATCGATCCTGCCACGCGGCGGCTGCTGGTGCGCGCCACCATCGACAACAAGAACGGCACGCTGAAGCCGGAAATGTTCGCCAACGTCACGATCTATTCGGCAGGTGACCGTCCGGCGGTCGGCGTGCCGAAGCAGGCGTTGATCTATGAAGGCGACCAGGTCCGGATCTGGGTCGCGCATGCGGACAAGACGATTGAACTGCGTCAGATCAAGCCCGGCCTCACCAATGGCGACCTCGTCGAGGTGGTAGGCAATCTGAAACCCGGCGAGCAGATCGTCACCAAGGGTGCGCTATTCATCGACCGCGCCGCATCCGGTAGCTGA
- a CDS encoding CoA transferase, which produces MQSPREILSDIWSAAGGDASALDALTLTGDEPQLPSSFRVAAAAQVSVAATGLAAAEIWKMRSGQPQNVAVDVRHAVVECRSERYLRVDGNPPPPAWDAIAGIYKTRDNGFVRLHTNFPHHRDAVCKVLNCKPERDAVQAALMQWDGEAFETVAYAGGCVVALMRSHDEWSALPHASALAGLPLISITKIGEAPPKPWPEGDRPLAGIRVLDLSRVIAGPVAGRTLAAHGADVLLISGPDLPAIPWLNIDTGRGKLTTFVELKTGQGRAVLRELLAQADIFSQGYRPRAIAGLGFSPEDAARINPGIIYVTLSAYGAAGPWAERRGFDSLVQTATGFNHAEGQAAGVDGPNELPAQMLDHATGYFMAFGAMMAKARQAREGGSWHVQVSLAQTGRWLWNLGRVADGLNTRDLTGEAVMPFIEEVSSGFGALRSVRHSAILSKTSAFWARPAMPLGSHPPQWPPPA; this is translated from the coding sequence ATGCAAAGCCCCCGCGAAATCCTCTCCGATATCTGGTCCGCTGCCGGCGGCGACGCTTCCGCGCTCGACGCGCTTACGCTGACCGGCGATGAGCCGCAATTGCCGTCCTCGTTTCGGGTCGCAGCAGCCGCGCAGGTCAGCGTTGCCGCGACCGGGCTGGCGGCGGCCGAGATCTGGAAGATGCGCAGCGGCCAACCGCAGAACGTCGCGGTCGATGTGCGCCACGCCGTGGTCGAATGCCGGAGCGAGCGTTATCTGCGAGTCGACGGCAATCCGCCGCCACCGGCCTGGGACGCGATCGCCGGTATCTACAAAACCCGCGACAATGGCTTCGTGCGGCTGCACACCAACTTCCCGCATCACCGCGACGCCGTCTGCAAGGTGCTGAACTGCAAGCCGGAGCGTGACGCGGTTCAGGCGGCGCTGATGCAATGGGACGGCGAGGCGTTCGAGACCGTAGCCTATGCCGGCGGCTGTGTCGTCGCGCTGATGCGCTCACATGACGAATGGTCGGCGCTGCCGCACGCCAGCGCGCTTGCCGGATTGCCGCTGATCTCGATCACGAAGATCGGCGAAGCGCCGCCAAAGCCGTGGCCTGAGGGCGATCGGCCGCTCGCCGGGATTCGCGTGCTCGATCTGTCGCGCGTCATCGCAGGCCCCGTCGCGGGGCGTACGCTCGCCGCGCACGGTGCCGACGTGCTGCTGATTTCGGGCCCCGATCTGCCGGCGATCCCATGGCTCAACATCGACACCGGACGCGGCAAACTGACCACCTTCGTCGAACTCAAGACTGGGCAGGGCCGGGCCGTGTTGCGGGAGTTGCTGGCGCAGGCAGATATTTTCTCGCAGGGCTACCGGCCGCGCGCGATCGCTGGCCTCGGCTTCTCGCCGGAGGACGCCGCGCGCATCAATCCCGGCATCATTTACGTCACGCTGTCGGCCTATGGCGCCGCAGGTCCGTGGGCGGAGCGGCGCGGCTTCGACTCGCTGGTGCAGACCGCGACCGGATTCAACCATGCCGAAGGTCAGGCCGCGGGCGTCGATGGACCGAACGAATTGCCCGCACAGATGCTCGACCACGCCACCGGTTACTTCATGGCGTTCGGCGCCATGATGGCCAAAGCGCGCCAGGCGCGTGAAGGCGGTAGCTGGCACGTTCAGGTGTCGCTGGCGCAGACCGGACGCTGGCTGTGGAATCTCGGCCGGGTCGCCGATGGACTGAATACCCGTGATCTTACGGGGGAGGCGGTGATGCCCTTTATCGAGGAGGTCAGCTCAGGCTTCGGTGCGCTGCGGTCGGTCCGGCATTCCGCGATTCTGTCGAAAACATCAGCGTTTTGGGCCCGTCCGGCGATGCCGCTTGGCAGTCACCCGCCGCAATGGCCACCACCGGCATAG